TGATTTCATCCACGCCAATGCCAAGCATCTCACCCTCGCCACCCTCCTCTCGCCGCCAGCCAATTTTCCCGATGTCCATCCTTCCTTCAAGGAGTTCTTTGCTTACGATATGACTATTTCTTACTCTGGCCACCACCTTCCCCTCGCCGCCGTCCAGGTCACCGAGCTTGCCGATGGCGTCTTCGTCGGCATCACCGCCAACCACGCTGTCACCGACGGTACCTCCTTCTGGCACTTCTTCAACACATTCGCCGCCGTCACCAAGGCTGCCGGCTCCGGCGCCAAAAAGAAGATAGCCAGCTACCCGGACTTCACTCGCGACACCGTCTTCAACTCCGCCGTCGTCCTCCCCGTCCCAGCTGGCGGTCCCACCGTGACGTTCGCCGCCGACGACCCTCTCCGGGAGCGAGTCTTTCACTTCTCCAGGGAAGACATCCAGAGACTGAAAAAGCAAGCTAACAGTAACCGCCACAACAACGACGGTTGGAAAACCGCTGGAGTTAACGGTAACGGAAACTGTAATGGAAACGGGATGGTAGCGGCTGTTAATGTGAGGAACAACGACGAGATCTCGTCGTTTCAATCTTTATCTGCTCAGCTTTGGCGATCCGTGACACGTGCCAGGAAATTAGACGCTTCGAAAACGTCGACGTTTAGGATGGCCGTTAATTGCCGTCACCGTTTGGAACCAAAGATGGATCCGTTTTACTTTGGGAACGCGATTCAGAGCATCCCAACGGTCGCAACGGTTGGGGATATTGTTTCCAACGAGGTCGGCTTTTGCGCCGAACTGCTGCACCGTAACGTCATCGCGCACGATGATTCTACGGTGCGGCGTGGCATAGAAGACTGGGAAAAGGCCCCGAGACTGTTCCCTCTCGGTAACTTTGACGGAGCCATGATTACTATGGGGAGTTCGCCGCGTTTTCCAATGTACGACAATGATTTCGGGTGGGGAAAGCCGTTGGCGATTCGGAGTGGGAAGGCAAACAAGTTCGACGGCAAGATCTCGGCGTTTCCCGGTAGGGAAGGAAACGGCAGCGTTGATCTTGAAGTCGTTTTGGCACCAGAAACGATGGCGGGACTTGAAAACGACATGGAATTTATGCAGTACGTGACGTCATTCGAATAAGTGGTTTCTGCCGTTTTAAGACTAAGCGTAATGAAACGCAGGGGACTCGGCGGTGAAATTTTAGTAAACGACGGTGGAAGGGTTGATATGTATCAATGTATGCATATATTGATCAGTAGACGACAATATTTGGGTGTCGTTTTGGTCGGTCAACGTTTTAGCATGGGTGGGATCAAGTATTGTAAGGCAGTGTTTGGGTGGGTGTTTGGCCCTACCAGATGTAATGATTTTTGTGTAAGTTGGTTTGTGGGCAGTTTTctgttttcacttttctttctcctttattttctaagtgaaaaagggagaaagtaataatatttattaatgataaattaaaaaaattttaaaaagtaaaatattatataaaagatattatgtatattaaaaaatttaataatttaatttgtttttaatatatattttaaattttaatatatattttaataattaattttgatgaataattttaatgtaGCAGCATATGAACCCCCTAACTCTAAATGGGGTGACCGGGTGAGTGGAGTTTCTGTTCTTTGTGTGAGGAAGCTTTGCGGCCCCTTTATTGTAGTACTTAACGTTATTTCCAAGAATTAACAGAAGATCAGAGCATAAATTGGTTGGAATTCTGTGGATAGAGTTGTGGATAGAAAATGAATGATAAATAAGCGGGTTCTTGAAGTAACAGACTTAGAGCAGTGTGCCATAGAGTATAGACAAGCATTGCAATACTGTTAAGGTTACACATGCATTGGTCTTTTGAAATAAAACTACATTTATACAATTCTTTTTACAAGcaaatttcaagctcaaaaCAAGAGGAATAAGACACAAAAAGTCTTACAACATCTCTAAACCAAATTACAACCAGGACACTCTGACATTGCCATCAACAGAGTTTAGTAACAAACAAACGTACTTTTGACAATTATACTACATTGCTCTGCTTAATACTCTTTTTTCCCACATTAGTATCTTAACCGTGCTTGTCATAGGTCAAAATTTGATATCATCATGTTATCTGTAAAAAGCAATTCCTTCACCCACACTTTAATCCACCCTGCTAAGCTTAACCTCATATTCACATTTTCAAGTATCCAATTTGCTTTGTATCCCTCGCAGACAATTTTATTTCTTGATTTCCAAATATTTCATACAATTGCAATTTGCAAAATACTCTTTCCACCCATAACTTTTTCTCCAACCCAAAAAtcactttaattttttcatttaacatGAACTCTGCAAATTTTGATCAAGAAATCTCTTTAATCATTCATGATTGAGTTATCTGAGccattaattttcttttctaaaaatgtagcgtatataattttaaaagaaccAAATTATTAAAAAGCTAGTTGTATCTTGTATGTGTTCTTATCTTCATGCTTTGATGTGCAGGATTATTATTAGGATGTGAAATTAGACCTTAGAGGGGCCACCAAGAGTTTGAGATGTCCCATATTATTATACATGTTGTGTGATACATTAATTAGTTGTTGTGATAATTGCCAACATGTATCCAATGTCTGAGGTGTTAAGTTTGTTCTATAAATGTCTTTGATGACAcaaaattattgaagaaaaagaaaaacaaaaacagaaaggaaGAAAGATAGTTGGGCAAATTCTGGAGTTGGTAACTTACATAATAATTTGTAAATGATTTCCTTTTATTAGTAATAATGCAAGTTTTTATTGATAAGGGAGAAAAAATAGATGATTGCTAATTTGGTATAGCGCCTAAAAAGTGAtgtttaacttaaaaaaaattaaaagttaatatataatttaaaatttattataaaaaataaattatacaaaatttagaTACCAATTTATCCACACTATAGAATTAGTCGAAAAAATATATCTCACTAGAAGATTGAAGAATATCGAGTTTAGTTTGTTGGCCAAAATTCTAAAATGCAAAGTTgagatttttgttttctgtcTAGATTTGTTAACCCATGTGAGTCATATTATTCATCAATATTTGGAGTTGGATATACTCTATACATACATCACCACATATGTGTTGGAATATTTAAAAGAGAATAAAGGACAAATAATTATTGGTACGAGAATCGGATCAGTCGAATTACTGAGTTATTATATAATTGATTGAACCGATTCATTCCAtcacaattaaataaatatataaaattataataaaattatgttttaaataataaaataaaatgaaaataaatgaaaattcaactatattaaaatattttgtgataaaatgtagaattaattcaaatttttatttataaattaattgaatgtaaaatataactaatattattattaaataataaaaacaatataTCACAttacttaaatttaattaaatgaaaaatgaattacaatttaattaatGTGAAAATTCATATGtagtttaattaatataaagttATTGTTGAAAATCATTAGATGATAACTTAAataaacatattaaattatttaataattttttttattaattttagattaaaaaaaaactacataTGAGACTCCACTTCTAACTAGTTCttttaacaaatatatttaattattagaatataaTATCACAATATATAAGAATGGATTCAACTTTCACCCCACTTCAATTTCGGAAATAAATTCCAAGATTCCCAGCGGCcaggtttttttttaataataaaaaactcaTGAGTATTTAATTCGAATGTAGTTTTGTAGAAAGAAATTAATGCATCTTCTATACCTCGActaacaaatcaaataataacaaATCGAATAACTCCGTCACAATAACAGTAAAGTCAGTTTTGAGATATTATTAGTCAAAGATCATCAATAAACCGTAACCAAAGGAAATAGCACCAATACCCCTATCTAGACTCtcaaacaaattcaaataatCAGTATACAAATCATCTATATAAACGAAGATATAACCTCAGCAAAGACAGGTTCCACGAAGCTTATTTATAAACttaataatatcttatttaaacgtttttttttttttttacttaagtGTCGAAGTATTTTTTATAGGTATTTTTAccgaaatatttaaattaagcTGACATATAACTCCTCAGATCAATCAACACATTGTTCGAAAGAAATTGCTATAACTCGACAGTTTCATACAGAACGGAAAATTTAGCGCCCACCGTGCGACCCATAAAAACCCCATTGAATTTAACTCTCTTTTAGCTTTACACTCTCTTTTTGCAGGATTACTAATCCTTAGGTATGGCTGATGTTCATACCATGGCCTAGGCATGAAGTCGGGACCCATAAAAGCCAAAGGGCCGACTTCCGAAGAAGCCCCTCTAACCACCAACCGACCTCTTGGAGAAGGTTGGGCACCGACCAAGGAGCCCAAGGCTCCAAGCACCCAACTCGGCGAGGTCACCGCTCCTAGAAATAGTGACCAAGAAAGATAagatctcaacaaattcccaagatataagataagataagattattGTCCCCCAAGAGGCCACCTAAccctactataaatacactggagtcCCCATGTATAACTCACgttctaatctactaaaaacctgcctaaaacccatgctaacttaagcatcagagtctcttgcaTGCACCAACCCCAACCTCCTCACAAGGAACTCAGAATAGGCGGTACCTTGGTATTAACAAGTCGAATGCTGCCACTCGAAGGGATCCGGACCTCACGTTCAGACCCGACTCAACGTTTCAGGTAACTCTCGAAACATTGGCGCTGTTGCCAAGGACACTAGAAGTCATCTCATGATCATGGTGGACAGACAAGCACACAACGATCATATAGCATCTGAACCCGAGGAAGGAGCACACACGGAGGACCATGCTGTAACAACCCCATTTTTCGAGAgcgcgagatcttttctgaagaCACGGATTTCTCCAgaagatcagtaaagggaacaccGCTGTTGTATCATCAAGCAtttcaatcctcattgtcattatgtcatcctTAAGCTAGAACCTCTTCTGAGGCAAGCTCGACAATGCAATtgcgaagaacctagtttttgaaccgtattggttaggagttttgattctgGTTTTCGTGAATAGCCTCAGTTTGATgaaccggactcgattcatgagagaagagagataatagtataatattatcattatatgaGTATTAGAAGCTGCTCGAATGATATTATAATATTACCTGGccagttttagttaaaaacaggaGATCGGTTTAACCATGTTCatagtttactggtgcagcttagcaccagcactctgatgactttagcaatgctaatgcctcatcatacatgttctattctcatattaaatatgttactagtgtcatttatgctagtagctcagaaaaaaaaattttagagatgtttttacgaGTGTTctgatacatctagttttagtagttatacacctgagatattttaatattattttaatcaacCTTCAAGCTAACCAATTACAACTCACCCTACACTCCCAAGACCCCCAAGGCTGGTTCATTTTCACCTTGTGGCCGAAAATAGGAAGAgagaaaaa
This sequence is a window from Arachis duranensis cultivar V14167 chromosome 2, aradu.V14167.gnm2.J7QH, whole genome shotgun sequence. Protein-coding genes within it:
- the LOC107475193 gene encoding BAHD acyltransferase DCR codes for the protein MPSSSTSIISKCTIYPDQKSTLKPLHLSVSDLPMLSCHYIQKGVLLSSPPQPFQDLIDSLKLSLSTTLSLFPALAGRFSTDSAGHVHIVCNDAGVDFIHANAKHLTLATLLSPPANFPDVHPSFKEFFAYDMTISYSGHHLPLAAVQVTELADGVFVGITANHAVTDGTSFWHFFNTFAAVTKAAGSGAKKKIASYPDFTRDTVFNSAVVLPVPAGGPTVTFAADDPLRERVFHFSREDIQRLKKQANSNRHNNDGWKTAGVNGNGNCNGNGMVAAVNVRNNDEISSFQSLSAQLWRSVTRARKLDASKTSTFRMAVNCRHRLEPKMDPFYFGNAIQSIPTVATVGDIVSNEVGFCAELLHRNVIAHDDSTVRRGIEDWEKAPRLFPLGNFDGAMITMGSSPRFPMYDNDFGWGKPLAIRSGKANKFDGKISAFPGREGNGSVDLEVVLAPETMAGLENDMEFMQYVTSFE